From Streptomyces sp. NBC_00690, a single genomic window includes:
- a CDS encoding Cmx/CmrA family chloramphenicol efflux MFS transporter encodes MPLAVYILGLSVFALGTSEFMLSGLLPPIADDMDVSIPQAGLLTSAFAIGMVIGAPLLAVATLRLPRKTTLITLISVFGLGQVAGAVAPTYEILFASRVISALACAGFWAVGAAVAIAMVPVTSRARAMAVMIGGLSIANVLGVPAGAFLGDHLGWRSAFWAVGLASAVALVGVITLIPHIPLPAEKPRLKRELLIYRDRQVWLSIAVTALAAGGVFAVFTYFAPLLTDVAGMDKSSVPMVLGLFGLGALVGTVVGGRVADAHLFGVLLSGITASTVFLAALALFASTPAVTIALAFLLGLSAFYTAPALNARMFNVAGAAPTLAGATTTAAFNLGNSGGPWLGGKVIDGGFSPAATAWAGAGMTIVALALVAVSLRLHGTSRLVAASAPASDSPVLPATPSPERV; translated from the coding sequence ATGCCCCTCGCCGTCTACATCCTCGGCCTCTCCGTCTTCGCCCTCGGCACCAGCGAATTCATGCTCTCCGGGCTACTCCCTCCCATCGCCGACGACATGGACGTCTCCATCCCGCAGGCCGGCCTGCTCACCTCCGCCTTCGCCATCGGCATGGTGATCGGAGCGCCCCTGCTGGCGGTCGCCACCCTCCGGCTCCCCCGCAAGACCACCCTCATCACCCTGATCTCCGTCTTCGGCCTCGGGCAGGTGGCCGGCGCAGTGGCACCGACGTACGAGATCCTCTTCGCCTCCCGGGTGATCAGCGCACTGGCGTGCGCCGGCTTCTGGGCGGTCGGCGCGGCGGTCGCCATCGCCATGGTTCCGGTCACCTCACGGGCCCGAGCCATGGCCGTGATGATCGGCGGGCTCTCCATAGCCAATGTCCTCGGCGTTCCGGCCGGGGCGTTCCTGGGCGACCACCTCGGCTGGCGATCCGCGTTCTGGGCCGTGGGTCTGGCATCGGCCGTCGCGCTCGTCGGCGTGATCACCCTGATCCCGCACATCCCGCTCCCGGCCGAGAAGCCGAGGCTGAAGCGGGAACTGCTGATCTACCGCGACCGACAGGTCTGGCTGTCCATCGCCGTGACCGCGCTCGCGGCGGGCGGAGTGTTCGCGGTGTTCACCTACTTCGCCCCGCTGCTGACCGATGTGGCGGGCATGGACAAGAGTTCCGTCCCGATGGTGCTGGGTCTCTTCGGCCTCGGCGCTCTGGTGGGCACGGTGGTCGGCGGTCGGGTCGCCGATGCGCACCTCTTCGGAGTGCTGCTCTCCGGCATCACGGCATCGACGGTCTTCCTCGCGGCGCTCGCCCTCTTCGCCTCGACGCCCGCAGTGACGATCGCGCTGGCGTTCCTGCTCGGCCTCTCCGCGTTCTACACCGCGCCGGCGCTCAACGCCCGGATGTTCAACGTGGCGGGCGCAGCCCCCACCCTGGCGGGCGCGACGACGACCGCCGCCTTCAACCTGGGCAACTCGGGCGGCCCTTGGCTCGGCGGCAAGGTGATCGACGGCGGGTTCAGCCCCGCGGCGACGGCCTGGGCCGGGGCGGGAATGACGATCGTGGCACTGGCCCTGGTGGCCGTCTCACTGCGACTCCACGGCACCTCCCGCCTGGTCGCGGCCTCCGCACCGGCTTCCGACTCCCCCGTCCTACCTGCGACACCGAGCCCCGAGCGCGTCTGA
- a CDS encoding copper homeostasis protein CutC, translating to MSNRAVLEVIALDAEDAVAAQTGGADRLELVTDIAADGLTPSRETFGRIRAAVDIPLRVMLRLTDGFTAGSPQDVENLVEAAAGLRAEGADEFVLGYLDASGNPDLVTVERILVEISGCAWTFHRAIDRAKDRDALRTRLADVPGLDTYLTAGSPTGVDAGLPTLLAEVARAGEPGYEAQILVGGGLRLDHVSVLLSAGIEGFHIGGAARPDGWTGPVSASAVREWRSVLDA from the coding sequence ATGAGCAACCGTGCAGTCCTAGAGGTGATCGCTCTGGACGCCGAGGACGCGGTCGCGGCCCAGACCGGAGGCGCGGACCGGCTTGAGCTGGTCACGGACATCGCGGCGGACGGGCTGACCCCGTCCCGCGAGACCTTCGGCCGCATCCGGGCCGCCGTGGACATCCCGCTGCGCGTCATGCTGCGACTGACCGACGGATTCACGGCCGGGTCACCCCAGGACGTCGAGAACCTGGTGGAGGCCGCCGCCGGACTACGGGCCGAGGGCGCCGACGAATTCGTCCTCGGCTACCTGGACGCATCGGGCAACCCCGACCTGGTCACCGTCGAACGCATCCTGGTGGAGATCTCCGGCTGTGCCTGGACCTTCCACCGGGCCATCGACCGCGCCAAGGACCGGGACGCCCTGCGCACGCGACTGGCGGACGTGCCCGGCCTCGACACCTATCTGACCGCCGGATCCCCCACGGGCGTCGACGCAGGACTGCCGACACTCCTCGCGGAGGTGGCCCGCGCGGGCGAGCCCGGGTACGAGGCCCAGATCCTGGTCGGCGGCGGACTGCGCCTGGACCATGTATCAGTGCTGCTCTCGGCCGGCATCGAGGGCTTCCACATCGGTGGAGCGGCCCGCCCCGACGGCTGGACCGGGCCGGTGTCGGCATCGGCGGTACGCGAATGGCGGTCCGTGCTCGACGCCTGA
- a CDS encoding MurR/RpiR family transcriptional regulator, giving the protein MKDIFSTLPPTGSRGHTPPAPAALAAKVRTLAPSMTRSMQRVAEAVAEDPAGCAALTVTGLAQLTGTSEATVVRTARILGYPGYRDLRLALAGLAAHQQSGRSPSVTADIAVDDPISEVVTKLAYDEQQTLADTAAGLDIAQLSASVAALATARRIDIYGVGASCLVGMDLAQKLLRIGLVAQAHADPHLAITNAVQLRSGDVALAITHSGSTSDVIEPLRVAFDRGATTIAVTGRPDGPVTQYADQVLTTSTARESELRPAAMSSRTGQLLVVDCLFIGVAQRTYDTAAPALAASYEALAHRHNHRNPR; this is encoded by the coding sequence GTGAAGGATATTTTCAGCACGCTTCCCCCTACCGGGTCAAGGGGGCATACGCCCCCTGCCCCGGCCGCCCTGGCCGCGAAGGTCCGCACCCTCGCGCCTTCGATGACCCGCTCCATGCAACGGGTCGCCGAAGCCGTAGCCGAAGACCCCGCCGGCTGCGCCGCCCTGACCGTCACCGGACTCGCACAACTGACCGGCACCAGCGAAGCCACCGTCGTACGCACCGCGCGCATCCTGGGGTACCCCGGGTACCGCGATCTACGCCTCGCACTGGCCGGTCTCGCCGCCCACCAGCAGTCGGGTCGATCCCCCAGCGTCACGGCTGACATCGCTGTCGACGACCCGATCAGCGAGGTGGTCACCAAGCTGGCGTACGACGAACAGCAGACCCTCGCCGACACGGCGGCCGGTCTCGACATCGCCCAACTCTCCGCGTCCGTGGCCGCTCTCGCCACGGCCCGTCGGATCGACATCTACGGCGTCGGCGCATCCTGCCTCGTGGGGATGGACCTCGCCCAGAAACTGCTCCGCATCGGCCTCGTCGCCCAGGCCCACGCCGATCCGCACCTGGCCATCACCAACGCCGTACAACTGCGCTCCGGTGATGTCGCCCTCGCCATCACCCACTCGGGCAGCACCAGCGATGTGATCGAGCCACTGCGCGTGGCCTTCGACCGCGGCGCCACCACGATCGCGGTCACCGGCCGCCCGGATGGACCGGTCACCCAGTACGCCGACCAGGTGCTGACCACGTCCACCGCCCGCGAGAGCGAACTGCGGCCGGCCGCCATGTCCTCCCGTACGGGGCAACTGCTGGTCGTCGACTGCCTGTTCATAGGTGTCGCCCAGCGGACCTACGACACGGCGGCTCCCGCACTCGCCGCCTCTTACGAAGCGCTCGCCCACCGCCACAACCACCGCAACCCGAGATGA
- a CDS encoding DUF6479 family protein, producing the protein MIALMLIIGIFLVALLTAAMWWDSRRREEYEPPRPDEQPHKPAHREHIEEVREEDVDDFPHGGERLLPYNMKAHSSHSTGKGREARPMHGKNVGGGAFGSGSLGG; encoded by the coding sequence ATGATCGCACTCATGCTCATCATCGGTATTTTCCTGGTGGCCCTGCTGACCGCGGCCATGTGGTGGGACTCGCGCCGCCGGGAGGAGTACGAGCCGCCGCGGCCCGATGAGCAGCCGCACAAACCGGCCCACCGGGAGCACATCGAAGAGGTCCGCGAGGAAGACGTCGACGACTTCCCGCACGGTGGGGAACGTCTGCTGCCGTACAACATGAAGGCGCACAGCTCCCACAGCACCGGCAAGGGGCGGGAAGCCAGGCCCATGCACGGGAAGAACGTCGGCGGCGGGGCATTCGGAAGCGGGAGCCTGGGCGGTTGA
- a CDS encoding HD domain-containing protein produces MSPADAGLPEPRAHHALQAPPSPQVLVERFSRALLAARADAPGPDPRPYADALLARWDEPQRRYHTTAHLAAVLDHIDALAPHAADADLVRLAAWFHDAIYLPDRSENEERSARLAERALREAGLPDSATAEVARLVRLTVTHAPEPTDTNGAVLCDADLAILAAPPTAYAAYAAAVREEYGFVPDDAFRVGRAAVLRQLLALPALFHTPQAVREWEEAARTNLAAEIGRLDADPPHSTGTHPSPA; encoded by the coding sequence ATGAGCCCCGCCGACGCCGGCCTCCCGGAACCCCGAGCACACCACGCACTCCAGGCACCCCCGTCACCTCAGGTGCTCGTCGAGCGCTTCTCCCGCGCCCTGCTGGCCGCCCGCGCCGATGCCCCGGGCCCCGACCCCCGGCCGTACGCCGATGCCCTCCTCGCCCGCTGGGACGAGCCGCAGCGCCGCTACCACACCACCGCCCACCTCGCCGCGGTCCTGGACCACATCGACGCGCTCGCGCCGCACGCGGCGGACGCCGACCTCGTACGACTGGCGGCCTGGTTCCACGACGCGATCTACCTCCCCGACCGCTCGGAGAACGAGGAGCGCTCGGCCCGGCTCGCCGAACGCGCCCTGCGCGAGGCAGGGCTGCCCGACTCCGCCACCGCGGAGGTCGCCCGACTCGTCCGGCTCACCGTCACCCACGCCCCCGAGCCGACCGACACCAACGGCGCGGTCCTGTGCGATGCGGACCTCGCGATCCTCGCGGCACCCCCGACGGCCTACGCGGCCTATGCGGCGGCCGTGCGCGAGGAGTACGGATTCGTCCCGGACGACGCCTTCCGCGTCGGCCGGGCCGCGGTCCTGCGCCAACTCCTCGCACTGCCCGCGCTGTTCCACACCCCGCAGGCGGTACGGGAGTGGGAGGAGGCCGCGCGCACCAATCTGGCGGCCGAGATCGGTCGACTCGACGCCGACCCACCGCACTCGACGGGCACCCACCCCTCACCCGCGTGA
- a CDS encoding HelD family protein has protein sequence MPAHAPLPAVPDPDPEAVPAAALDPLARERAHLRASRTALRAMREEVQALDIKDVTANWVNAAVLQAQIDGRIAELADLSHTPLFFGRLDFLHTTQEGQRFYIGRRHVHDGSGDPMVVDWRAPVSQAFYRASRKDPLDVRLRRRFGYTGGELTAYEDEDLTVPTEGDAYASKLLQAEIERPRVGPMRDIVATIQPEQDEIVRSSLGGTVCVQGGPGTGKTAVGLHRVAYLLYAHRERLARTGTLVIGPNRSFLHYIEQVLPALGELDVKQATVNDLVARVEVRGVDEAAAAVVKGDARLARVLRTALRSHVTLPTEPVMVVRGSRRWRIPAYELEEIVQELLDRDIRYGAARDALPQRIAHAVLIRMEAAGEAPDDRVQDAVARNPAVKAAVKSIWPPVDPARLVLRLLSDVDFLAEHAEGVLTAEEQRTILWTKPARSVRSAKWSAADAVLIDEATDLVQRTPSLGHVVLDEAQDLSPMQYRAVGRRCTTGSATVLGDLAQGTTPWATGSWREALAHLGKSDAHVEELTAGFRVPREVIAYASRLLPHMSPGLAEVRSVRESPGSLDVRRVESPGSLDEAVVGACVEALAHEGSIALIAADGRVEALGAALSAVGLAFLAPGEETTVDSRLTLVPASLAKGLEYDYVVLDDPATIVASEPDERTGLRRLYVTLTRAVSGLTVLYEDELPTQLG, from the coding sequence GTGCCCGCGCACGCCCCACTCCCAGCTGTCCCCGACCCTGACCCCGAAGCCGTACCTGCCGCCGCCCTCGACCCGCTGGCGCGAGAGCGTGCCCATCTGCGCGCGTCGCGCACCGCCCTGCGCGCCATGCGCGAGGAGGTGCAGGCGCTGGACATCAAGGACGTCACCGCGAACTGGGTCAACGCGGCCGTCCTCCAGGCACAGATCGACGGGCGCATCGCGGAGTTGGCCGACCTCTCCCACACCCCTCTCTTCTTCGGCCGGCTCGACTTCCTCCACACCACGCAGGAGGGGCAGCGCTTCTACATCGGCCGCCGCCATGTGCACGACGGCAGCGGCGATCCCATGGTGGTGGACTGGCGCGCCCCGGTGTCACAGGCGTTCTACCGGGCCTCGCGCAAGGACCCGCTCGACGTCCGGCTGCGCCGCAGGTTCGGCTACACCGGCGGCGAACTCACCGCGTACGAGGACGAGGACCTCACCGTTCCCACCGAGGGCGACGCGTACGCGAGCAAACTGCTCCAGGCGGAGATCGAACGTCCCCGAGTGGGCCCCATGCGGGACATCGTCGCCACGATCCAACCCGAGCAGGACGAGATCGTCCGGTCCTCGCTCGGCGGCACGGTGTGCGTGCAGGGCGGGCCGGGCACCGGGAAGACGGCCGTGGGCCTGCACCGGGTCGCCTACCTCCTCTACGCCCATCGGGAGCGCCTGGCCCGCACCGGCACCCTGGTGATCGGACCGAACCGCTCCTTCCTCCACTACATCGAGCAGGTGTTGCCCGCCCTCGGTGAACTGGACGTCAAGCAGGCGACGGTGAACGACCTGGTGGCCCGGGTCGAGGTGCGCGGGGTGGACGAGGCGGCAGCGGCGGTCGTCAAGGGGGACGCCCGGCTGGCCCGGGTGCTGCGGACCGCCCTGCGCTCCCACGTCACCCTGCCCACCGAGCCGGTGATGGTGGTGCGGGGTTCACGGCGCTGGCGCATCCCCGCGTACGAACTGGAGGAGATCGTCCAGGAACTGCTGGACCGGGACATCCGGTACGGCGCGGCCCGTGACGCCCTGCCGCAGCGCATCGCCCATGCGGTGCTGATCCGGATGGAGGCGGCCGGCGAGGCACCCGACGACCGGGTGCAGGACGCGGTGGCCCGCAATCCCGCGGTGAAGGCGGCGGTCAAGTCCATCTGGCCGCCGGTGGACCCGGCCAGACTGGTCCTGCGGCTGCTGTCGGACGTCGACTTCCTGGCGGAGCACGCCGAAGGGGTGCTCACCGCCGAGGAGCAGCGCACGATCCTGTGGACGAAACCGGCGAGGAGCGTGCGCAGCGCGAAGTGGTCGGCGGCGGACGCCGTACTGATCGACGAGGCCACCGATCTGGTGCAGCGCACGCCGTCGCTGGGCCATGTGGTGCTGGACGAGGCGCAGGATCTGTCCCCCATGCAGTACCGGGCGGTGGGTCGGCGCTGTACGACCGGATCGGCCACGGTCCTCGGTGACCTCGCTCAGGGGACCACTCCGTGGGCCACCGGGAGTTGGCGCGAGGCCCTGGCGCACCTCGGCAAGTCGGACGCCCACGTGGAGGAGCTCACCGCGGGCTTCCGCGTGCCCCGGGAGGTCATCGCGTACGCCTCCCGGCTGCTGCCGCACATGTCGCCGGGGTTGGCGGAGGTGCGTTCGGTGCGGGAGTCCCCGGGGTCGCTCGACGTGCGCCGGGTGGAGTCTCCCGGGTCGCTCGACGAGGCCGTGGTCGGGGCCTGCGTCGAGGCGCTGGCCCATGAGGGGTCGATCGCCCTGATCGCCGCGGACGGCCGGGTGGAGGCGCTGGGTGCCGCTCTGTCCGCGGTCGGGCTCGCCTTTCTGGCGCCGGGCGAGGAGACCACCGTGGACTCCCGGCTGACCCTGGTTCCGGCGTCCTTGGCGAAGGGTCTGGAGTACGACTACGTGGTGTTGGACGATCCGGCGACGATCGTGGCGTCCGAGCCCGATGAACGCACCGGGCTGCGGCGGTTGTACGTGACGCTGACGCGTGCGGTGTCGGGGCTGACCGTGCTGTACGAGGACGAACTGCCGACCCAGTTGGGGTAG
- a CDS encoding Clp protease N-terminal domain-containing protein: MTSHPGQSPTPTVVEPDWSTAGVLGAARGARDDEGPIGTEQLLAALTDEGSTARRALADARVTKTVMLSLLRDRAGRADAWTSTDDIARSVDIQVALGEHAAKGVQLTGAARRAVDTAMATAVQQRAKKLTTIMLLRAVLQDEQSRAAEALRICGTTPAAVIALLDGAEPDPDDGLDLMLWKTRDGLLGHRAYRSLGFFKRWLVISAGVNWSSTPIAWVKMEAEVHVKWLGHDEQRTEHLLLAVLATHEVAVHYPHLAAEGLAGANLLDTRYAGGRRLHEMGVDYASVWSAIDRDESERFALGAEDSRAVGKYLDAAASDSGTGPLVEALLRDDTRARRLVEALDAVGG; the protein is encoded by the coding sequence ATGACCAGCCACCCGGGCCAGAGCCCGACGCCGACCGTCGTCGAACCCGACTGGAGCACCGCCGGAGTCCTCGGCGCCGCCCGGGGCGCCCGTGACGACGAAGGTCCCATCGGTACGGAACAACTCCTGGCCGCCCTCACCGACGAGGGCTCCACCGCCAGGCGCGCGCTGGCCGACGCACGGGTCACCAAGACCGTCATGCTCAGTCTGCTGCGCGACCGGGCGGGCCGCGCCGACGCCTGGACGAGCACCGACGACATCGCCCGGAGCGTGGACATCCAGGTCGCGCTGGGCGAGCACGCGGCCAAGGGCGTCCAACTGACCGGTGCCGCCCGACGAGCTGTCGACACCGCCATGGCCACGGCCGTACAGCAACGTGCGAAGAAACTGACCACGATCATGCTCCTACGGGCCGTACTCCAGGACGAACAGAGCCGGGCCGCCGAGGCGCTGCGGATCTGCGGCACCACCCCCGCCGCCGTCATCGCCCTCCTCGACGGCGCGGAGCCCGACCCCGATGACGGCCTCGACCTGATGCTGTGGAAGACCCGCGACGGCCTGTTGGGGCACCGCGCCTATCGGAGCCTCGGGTTCTTCAAGCGGTGGCTGGTCATATCCGCCGGGGTCAACTGGTCCTCCACCCCGATCGCCTGGGTGAAGATGGAGGCCGAGGTACACGTCAAGTGGCTCGGCCACGATGAACAGCGCACCGAACACCTGCTGCTGGCCGTCCTCGCAACCCATGAAGTGGCCGTGCACTACCCGCATCTGGCGGCCGAGGGGCTGGCCGGCGCAAACCTCCTGGACACCCGGTACGCGGGCGGTCGACGACTCCATGAGATGGGTGTCGACTACGCCTCGGTGTGGTCGGCGATCGATCGTGACGAATCGGAGAGGTTCGCCCTCGGGGCGGAGGATTCCCGGGCCGTCGGGAAGTACCTCGACGCAGCCGCGTCCGACAGTGGAACCGGGCCCCTGGTGGAAGCCCTCTTGCGGGACGACACCCGCGCTCGCCGGCTCGTCGAGGCGCTGGACGCTGTCGGCGGCTGA
- a CDS encoding heavy metal translocating P-type ATPase — translation MAHTATHQEVELAIGGMTCASCAARIEKKLNRMEGVEATVNYATEKAKVTFAGEISVQDLIGTVEATGYSAKQPKPAPTHGTTGGADDGDQETEGEDRELVTLRQRMITAVTLSIPVIAMAMIPALQFQYWQWLSLTLAAPVVTYAGWPFHRAAWKNLRHGSATMDTLVSVGTSAAFIWSLYALFWGHAGMPGMTHPFELTISRSDGASNIYLEAAAGVTAFILAGRFFEARSKRKAGAALRALMHLGAKEVTVLRDGQEVRVPTGELAVGDHFLVRPGEKIATDGVVVEGSSAVDASMLTGESVPVEVSPGDGVTGATLNAGGRLVVEATRVGADTQLARMAQLVEDAQNGKASAQRLADKISAVFVPIVILLALGTLAVWLATGEGWAAAFTAAVAVLIIACPCALGLATPTALMVGTGRGAQLGILIKGPEVLETTRKVDTVVLDKTGTVTTGKMTLLAVHTAESTDETEVLRIAGALENASEHPIAQAVAAGAIEKTGALPTPEDFANIPGLGVQGIVEGRAVLVGRQKLLAEWEIHLPVELERAKADAEAAGRTAIAVAWDGEARAVLEVADAVKDTSAEAIKGLRALGLTPILLTGDNRAVAEAVAAEVGIDEVIAEVMPEDKVDVVKRLQAEGRSVAMVGDGVNDAAALAQADLGLAMGTGTDAAIEASDLTLVRGDLRAAADAIRLARRTLGTIRSNLFWAFAYNVAALPLAALGLLSPMIAGAAMAFSSVFVVGNSLRLRRFKSAV, via the coding sequence ATGGCGCACACAGCCACCCACCAAGAGGTAGAACTCGCCATCGGCGGGATGACGTGTGCCTCCTGCGCGGCCCGCATCGAGAAGAAGCTCAACCGCATGGAAGGCGTCGAGGCCACCGTCAACTACGCCACCGAGAAGGCCAAGGTCACCTTCGCGGGCGAGATCTCCGTCCAGGACCTGATCGGCACGGTCGAGGCGACCGGATACAGCGCCAAGCAGCCCAAGCCGGCCCCCACCCACGGTACGACGGGCGGAGCTGACGACGGCGACCAGGAGACCGAAGGCGAGGACCGCGAACTGGTGACCTTGCGCCAGCGCATGATCACCGCCGTCACCCTCTCGATCCCGGTCATCGCCATGGCGATGATCCCCGCCCTCCAGTTCCAGTACTGGCAGTGGCTCTCGCTCACCCTCGCCGCTCCGGTCGTCACCTACGCCGGCTGGCCCTTCCACCGCGCGGCCTGGAAGAACCTGCGGCACGGCTCGGCCACCATGGACACCCTCGTCTCGGTGGGCACATCGGCCGCGTTCATCTGGTCGCTGTACGCCCTGTTCTGGGGCCACGCCGGAATGCCCGGCATGACCCACCCCTTCGAGCTCACGATCTCCCGCAGCGACGGCGCGTCGAACATCTACCTGGAGGCCGCGGCCGGCGTCACGGCGTTCATCCTGGCCGGCCGGTTCTTCGAGGCGCGCTCCAAGCGGAAGGCGGGCGCGGCCCTGCGTGCGCTGATGCACCTGGGCGCCAAGGAGGTCACGGTCCTGCGGGACGGCCAGGAGGTCCGCGTACCCACCGGTGAACTGGCGGTCGGCGACCACTTCCTGGTGCGCCCCGGAGAGAAGATCGCCACGGACGGCGTGGTCGTCGAGGGCTCGTCCGCCGTGGACGCCTCGATGCTGACCGGTGAGTCCGTGCCGGTCGAGGTCTCCCCCGGTGACGGTGTCACCGGTGCCACCCTGAACGCCGGCGGCCGACTGGTCGTCGAGGCCACCAGGGTCGGCGCGGACACCCAGCTCGCCCGGATGGCACAGCTCGTCGAGGACGCCCAGAACGGCAAGGCGTCCGCCCAGCGGCTGGCCGACAAGATCTCCGCGGTCTTCGTCCCGATCGTGATCCTGCTCGCCCTCGGCACCCTCGCGGTGTGGCTGGCGACCGGCGAGGGCTGGGCGGCTGCCTTCACCGCTGCGGTGGCCGTACTGATCATCGCCTGCCCCTGCGCGCTCGGCCTGGCCACACCGACCGCCCTCATGGTCGGCACCGGCCGGGGAGCCCAGCTCGGCATCCTGATCAAGGGGCCCGAAGTCCTGGAGACCACCCGCAAGGTCGACACCGTCGTCCTGGACAAGACCGGAACCGTCACCACCGGCAAGATGACCCTGCTCGCCGTCCACACCGCCGAGTCCACCGACGAGACCGAGGTGCTCCGGATCGCCGGCGCCCTGGAGAACGCATCCGAGCACCCCATCGCCCAGGCCGTCGCCGCCGGCGCCATCGAGAAGACCGGCGCCCTGCCGACCCCCGAGGACTTCGCCAACATCCCCGGACTCGGCGTCCAGGGAATCGTCGAGGGCCGTGCGGTCCTGGTCGGCCGGCAGAAGCTGCTCGCCGAGTGGGAGATCCACCTCCCGGTGGAGCTGGAGCGCGCCAAGGCGGACGCCGAGGCCGCGGGCCGCACCGCGATCGCGGTGGCCTGGGACGGCGAGGCCCGTGCGGTCCTGGAGGTCGCCGACGCGGTGAAGGACACCAGCGCCGAGGCGATCAAGGGGCTGCGCGCCCTGGGACTGACCCCGATCCTGCTCACCGGTGACAACCGGGCGGTGGCCGAAGCGGTGGCCGCCGAGGTCGGCATCGACGAGGTGATCGCCGAGGTCATGCCGGAGGACAAGGTCGACGTGGTCAAGCGGCTCCAGGCCGAGGGCCGGAGCGTGGCCATGGTCGGCGATGGCGTGAACGACGCTGCGGCGCTCGCCCAGGCCGATCTGGGGCTCGCCATGGGCACCGGTACGGACGCGGCGATCGAGGCCAGCGATCTGACCCTCGTACGGGGCGACCTGAGGGCCGCGGCCGATGCCATCCGGCTCGCCCGTCGCACCCTGGGCACGATCCGCTCGAACCTGTTCTGGGCCTTCGCCTACAACGTGGCCGCCCTGCCGCTCGCCGCGCTGGGGCTCCTCAGCCCGATGATCGCGGGTGCGGCGATGGCCTTCTCCTCGGTGTTCGTCGTGGGCAACAGTCTGCGACTGCGCCGCTTTAAGTCGGCCGTCTAG
- the murQ gene encoding N-acetylmuramic acid 6-phosphate etherase, with the protein MTSTSASTSTSASASTATSAHYRELRAQLDSLTTEAFRPELADIDELPTLDIARIMNGEDQTVPAAVAAQLPRIAAAIDAIAERMARGGRLVYAGAGTAGRMGILDASECPPTFNTGPTQVVGLIAGGTEAISEAVEGAEDDPDLAAADLDGLALTPDDTVIGVSASGRTPYAVGAVEYARSRGALTVGLSCNAGSALSAAADHGIEVVVGPELLTGSTRLKSGTAQKLVLNMISTITMIRLGKTYGNLMVDLRASNEKLHARSRRIVSLATGASDEQVEAALVATDGEVKSAILTILGKVDASTATRLLTQSHGHLRAALSATG; encoded by the coding sequence ATGACCTCCACGTCGGCATCGACGTCGACCTCCGCATCGGCCTCCACAGCAACCTCCGCGCACTACCGCGAACTGCGCGCCCAACTCGACTCCCTGACCACCGAGGCGTTCCGCCCCGAGCTGGCCGACATCGACGAGCTGCCCACCCTGGACATCGCGCGGATCATGAACGGGGAGGACCAGACCGTCCCCGCCGCGGTCGCCGCCCAACTGCCCCGGATCGCCGCCGCGATCGACGCCATCGCCGAACGGATGGCCCGCGGCGGACGGCTGGTCTACGCGGGCGCCGGTACGGCCGGCCGGATGGGCATCCTCGACGCCAGCGAGTGCCCCCCGACCTTCAACACCGGCCCCACGCAGGTGGTGGGCCTCATCGCCGGCGGTACGGAGGCGATCTCCGAAGCCGTCGAGGGCGCGGAGGACGATCCCGACTTGGCCGCCGCCGATCTCGACGGGCTGGCACTGACGCCGGACGACACGGTGATCGGCGTCTCCGCCTCCGGTCGCACCCCGTATGCCGTGGGCGCCGTCGAGTACGCCCGTTCCCGGGGCGCGCTCACGGTCGGACTGTCCTGCAACGCGGGCAGCGCGCTGTCGGCCGCAGCCGACCACGGAATCGAGGTCGTCGTCGGACCGGAACTGCTCACGGGCTCCACCCGGTTGAAGTCCGGCACGGCACAGAAGCTCGTCCTCAACATGATCTCGACGATCACCATGATCCGGCTCGGCAAGACCTACGGAAACCTCATGGTCGATCTGCGTGCCTCCAACGAGAAGCTGCACGCCCGTTCCCGGCGGATCGTCTCCCTGGCCACCGGTGCATCCGACGAACAGGTCGAAGCCGCGCTCGTCGCCACCGACGGCGAGGTCAAGAGCGCGATCCTGACGATCCTGGGGAAGGTGGACGCCTCCACGGCCACCCGGCTGCTCACCCAATCCCACGGCCATCTCCGCGCGGCCCTGTCAGCAACCGGCTAG
- a CDS encoding DUF4031 domain-containing protein has product MTVYIDPPTWPGHGRLWSHLISDLSYEELHVFAASIGCPPRAFERDHYDVPSHRYADAVEAGAVEVSSREVVRLLVTAGLRRPKGRAW; this is encoded by the coding sequence GTGACCGTGTACATCGACCCACCGACCTGGCCGGGCCACGGTCGGCTCTGGTCCCACCTCATCAGCGATCTGTCGTACGAGGAACTCCATGTGTTCGCCGCCTCGATCGGTTGTCCGCCGAGGGCGTTCGAACGCGATCACTACGACGTGCCGTCCCATCGGTACGCGGACGCGGTGGAGGCCGGTGCGGTGGAGGTGTCGAGCCGCGAAGTGGTGCGGCTGCTGGTGACGGCCGGCCTGCGGCGCCCCAAGGGCCGGGCCTGGTAG